TTTGCTCCTGTGTGTAATGTGAAAGAGGttagatgtttaaaaaaaacgcattttacTGGCAAGATGCAAATGAACACAAAAGCACACGATACATACAGGAGCGCAAATATTTGTCACTTCCTACCTGTACGGTGGCCAGTATGGCATTTTCAAATTCCCTGTAGGCATCCCAAATTGTTGATCCTTTGGTCATGTGAAGTCCAACAGCAGTTAATGCCCTCTCAAATACAGAGCGGACTTTGGCAATGCCTCCCTCCTCTCCCATTCCACCAATGGAATACTGGGCATATTCCAACCAGATTTCTGGAccttaggggaaaaaaaaaatacagaactcGTTTACTCACACTTAACAGATATAAATGCATTACAAACAAAACTAATTTTGGTTAGggctgaaatgtttaaatgtataaagtagtaattatttttaatgcaccTGTAGGCAAGAGTCCAGTTATTTCTTTATATGTtgtaacataccgtatttgttgtaacataccgtattttcgattataagacgaccctgattataagacgaccccccaaaatctgaatattaacttaggaaaaaaagaaaaagcctgaatataagacgaccctaaaggaaaaaagttttaccagtaaatgttaattcatgtaaactattttttttaataaaagctatgattgagaaaaatattttttttttgtttttatttcttgtattttccaacctgtcccccagttacgcacatctgcccccaggcttgccacaccaatatggcactgtggcccatgatatgccttttaaccctctatatgccactgtgccccatggtatgccttttgaccccctatgtgccactctgcctccagaaatgccttatacccctatatcccattctggcatttagggggttaaaatgcatattatggggcagagtggcatatagggaggtataaggcattccaggaggcagagtggcattaagggagttaaaaggcattatatagagcactctgcctccagaaatgccttatacccctatatgccactctggcatttagggggttaaaaggcatattatggggcagagtggcatatagggaggtataaggcatttcaggaggcagagtgcactattaaatgcccccttaacgccactctgcctcctgaaatgccttatacctccctatatgccactctgtcccataatatgccttttaaccccctaagtgccagagtggcatataggggtgtaaggcattccagaaatgccctacacacacacacacacacacacacacacacttacttacttaccggtgcttccaatttcctgctgtattgccggggcagcgggttgacgtctcattccgcggcagccggaaggaggtggagttggcagcgggggtttgtatgcgtccgtcgcaaataccttccccggctgtcagggatcaggaactctggaactctgatctctgacagtcggggaaggtatttgcgacggacgcatacaaacccccgctgccaacttcacctccggaagcaccagtaagtgtgtgggggggggggggcgacgataggaggatccaggtcccctgcagcggtgcgggggatctggatcttagtctcctaatcagacctctatttgaggtctgattagaagacgaccccgattataagacgaggggtatttttcagagcatttgctctgaaaaaaacctcgtcttataatcgagcaaatacggtatatactttcTCACACTTAAATCTGAATGACTGTGGTCACTCTCCCAACTCAGTTTGAGTAGGGGTACAGAGCAAAATGCTGCACACAGGATTCCCTGGTGGTTCAAACTGTACGGAAAATGAGTTGGCAAGCAATCAAAATAACAGTGTAGGTTAACCCACAATCTGTTCTTCGACTACCGGAAATATTTTGATGGTAGTACTCTTGGAATAAATATCTACATTCAGAATACAATGCTTATAGcattggtgggtttttttttgcaatttcacattttttaaaataagcacACAACTCTAATAACCAAGGTACTCATTTACCATACAACCTTATCTGGTGTCTGcttgttatataataataatgcgaATTCACAATAAATCAAGTTAGTTCTCAGACTCAGATATTATGAAACGTGTAGACACTAAACTGGCCACATCAATCTTTTTATCTGCAGGGAACATTTACACTTAGGTGGGATGTAAACTTACAGAAGGgacttaataaatgaaaaaaaaattatgtatatgtgttttacaGCAGCAAGTGAAGAAATACATGTCCTGGGAAAACTGAAGTTAACTGACATCTACGTCTACTTTTTTTGTTGAGAAAACACTGAACCATCTCCTTGATCTTAGAGCAAAGCAAATCTTGCTTCACCGGGGCAATATTAACATTAGGCTTATCAAAAAGCGAAAGccttactgcccctttaataatGAGCTACTACTACCCAAAACCGAACCGCTATAACAACTGGTCCACTGTAGAAGGGATTTTTCGAACTTACAGATATAGTCCTTGACAGCGCGCTCAAACAACTCGTAAACCTTTTCTCGGCTGGAATCTTCTTCTGCAACCTTCATCTCGTCCTTCAGCCAGTCCAGCCAAATTTCTGCAAAAAGTCAGCGTACAAAGTCAGTTATAGCTAAaagtaacagagagtaacatTTTACTGGATAACCTCTGCCAGCATCACAATCTATATACATACCTTCTGTCAAAGGGAAAAGCTCACTCATCTTTTGGTGCGCACGTCTCAGTCTCTCTAGCTCCCCTTCTTGTCTGAGGAGTTTGATGAGGTCGACATGACAGTTGTAGTCAAATGCATTTATGGAGAGCTGGAAATTCCAGAGCAAAGAAAACCAATTAAGATATGCAGACTTAAACTTCTTCGTATACGTGTATGTATAATACCGATAAATGCTATCTTTTCTTTATGCGGGCGCTATAATACTAATAAGCAAATGAGGAAAATGTCAAGAAAAACCATTAATGAACCCTATACCAAACAAGACATTTCCAGAAGGACATGCAAAGTGGGTGATGACTTGTGagggtatatataaaaatatataaaaaagacatgCACATATTAATAAGTGGATGTATCATCAggttatgaaataaaatgagcAGGGTGTAGGGCTTAGTATcaaagaaagaaggcagaaaacCAGTGACGATGAAAGCAGAGAGGAAGAGTAAGAGACACtacaaataaagttttaaaaacattaaagaaatgGTTTAATCGTACTAAAGGAGCACGCTAGCCCCGTGTGCACATTGGAGTCTATTCTGCATGGACTTTAGAGCATTTTTGTCTCcaacatttattacaaaaaacacataatacGATTGCAACAAGTCACAGCTTATGGATGCAAAACAGCAGACCTCATGTTTTTAAAGGGCAATTTTTGGAAATACGGCTAGAGCTTTAAGATTATTAAGCGACTTTGTGACCTACTGGTAGAAACGTGTGTAGCGGAGTAAGGGATTTAGAGGAACTTGGTATGTTATACACACAACTTGCTTCGTAAACCCACTTTCTTCTGTTTCTACACACGTTATTGTGATTATTTAGCGCTTTAGATTGCTGGGATACGCTCATAACCAGCAAACAGTTTGTAGCACAAAGTAGGAAAGGGTGACAGAGGAATTCTGGTCCCAAAGAGACTGTCCTTCCATAAGAGGGGTGCTTGTGTGAGGGGTGGGGGACAAACAATAAATTTTGTATTAAATCTACATATTCAATAAGGGGTTTAATAAGAAGTCATGTTTAATACTCCTACAAGCACCTCAGCTCGTATAGTTTTATACGACTATATGATAGTATAAATCTTAAAAAGAGGCCTTCTGAGCCAAACCAAGTCCTCACCTGCTCTTCCAGGCGCTGGATCTCTGCTTCATTCTCCTTTTCATCTTCTTCGTCAGAAGAAGATTGTCCTGTTCCCTCAGACGAGCCATCTCCTAGCCCTTCGCCTTCGGACTCCATCTCCTCCTCTTCGTCATCGTCGTCTCCTACAACCTTACTCTCCCTCTCCATTTCTTCAGGCTGAGCAGTCGCCATCGTGTTCCTTCTCAATACGAATTCACAACGTTGTTGGGCGGGAGAGGTGTCCTGTACATTGCCTGTCTTTGGCGAAACCAATATCGCGACAGCTGGGCCCCAAATATCACTTAAATTTCAAAATAGCAGCGCAGTCCTCAAATTATTCGGCTATAAGACAATTTATCTGCGAGAAATACATATTGAGTTGAGTTACTTTCTCCACAGGCATATTTCGGACAGCATTGTCTCCAGGGAAACCAAGGACCTGTGACTAAGGGTCCTCGGAAGTCCAAGGAGACGGCGCATACGCTGTGTTGTAGCGCATACCCAGTAGAAACACTGCAGTTGCGTGGGGTGTGATTAAAATAATGACGTAATGGTTTTATCCCTTCTTACTTTCACTGATGCTGTTATTTGGTTCCATCATGCTTGACGCTCGGCATGATTAATACATGTAATGACTTCTAAGTCTTTGTGAACTCGCTGCCTCTGTTCTAAACTCCTGTCACGTTTATACATCTCACAAGTcagaaaaatacatgtttatctAGTACCCAAACAACGTATGCAAATGTCACTTCTGACACAAACAGGTTTCTGCATAAAGGACAATTTTggtacaaaatactaaaaatgaCCACTTTTGCCAATTTGCCCCAGACCGTTATAATTAAAGGGACTCTCTGGCCATCATATGGACTTTAATGATTATGATAGCtgtggtgtcccccttgcaagtacatggtgggattctgcagaatccccccccataTGTACATTTACCTGCCCCCAGCTATTgttcatgcaggagatgtgttcggtgATATGCATTTGATACGCATTACTTCCAGTCAGTTGCAGCACTTACTAAGTGGACTCGTGTGCAGGGAAAGAGCTCGCAATTTCAGTGGGAGAACTTTCTTGTCACTGATGTATATTCTGAATGCTATAGTGAGTGCTGCTTTTTGAAGCTTTGAGGCGCAGTACAAACGTAGAGCCCTCCACACATGCATGTCCACTGTATGCATGCCAAGGTACTTCCCGAAAGCCCCTTACGGGATGCGAGGAATTACCAGTGATGTTGCGGGACACGTGTGACCCAGAGTTTCTCGGTGACACGGAGGCCTGGAGTCTCTTGGCGACACCCGAAGATTTTCCAGGATATTTATATGCTTCCCATCTACTTTGGTTTATTCCTCTGATATTTTAACACTCCCATCCCTTAAGATTGTATTTCCGGCTCTCTTCACCCCCTCCGTTCCTTCTCTTTGCACAAGTTCATTTAATTCCCTTTCGCTATTTTGCCCACCCTCATTTCCCTTGTATTCCTTATATACTGATTCACACGGCACCACTATGTTGTACTGCTTTATACATGGGCAAACAGCACATCGACCTAAggtcacaaatatttatattctgaAATGGTGTTTTTACCACGTGCTCCAACATCCAAAATAAAAGtcatgaaagttttttttcaatgtttcaccatatttattgtattattattttttttatattaaattagatgatatgatcaaaataatggtatctgaagaaagcccttcttgtctagaaagaaaacaaaacaatatatcatttgtgtggCTACATTaaataagaagaaaattacaactaaacatAAATACGGTACATGTTGAAACAGccgtgttaaaaaaaacagtccgGGCCTTAAAGGGTCTAAACGGCTGGAGCGTTCCGTTACAAAAACCATCCAGCAGACAGAGCCGCTGGAGCCCCGTGGTTGCTCTTTGTAAATAAAGCCTTGAATAAACACACCCATAACTTTATTTCAACAGTTCGTATAACAACACTCCCCATTAGTGCGGCACAGACGTACCACGTGACTCCAGAACGTTCTTGCTACGTCATTTCGCAGCGTCTCCAGTTTGGTGCGAAGCTTGCCGAGGACTTGATGGCTGGCGTGGGTCGTTTGTTTTGCTCCGTGTGGAGCAGGTGTGGAGTCCCTGAGCTGCGTGTACCATGTGCCGGATATCACAAGAAGGTACCGAGGGCGGCGGGGGAGTATCGTGTGCGGCCGTGCAGCTCCCGTGTGTGGCTTGTCACGGGAGAGAGTAGAAGTTGACAGGTCGGGTGATAAGGCGAAGATAGGAGACAGGGAGGAAGGGCGCTTGGAGGGGGGCTGGCAGAGGTTAGCGGCGGGGAAGAGAGGGCTTTGCGTGGATGGAGGTTATATAATTACTATAGTGCGTAGTCCGCGAAAAGATGGGCGCTTGGTTCCCATGTGATAGCAGCCGCCCGGGCCAGGCATTTAAATCATTACGGGCTGACATGTGTAGAAGTAAttaggggagggggggttggaTGCCTGACTTCTTCATTTTTTGAACaattttgcagatttttttttaaataacaatatagcaaaaaaaaaatccatcagaaTGAAGATGTCTACAACGAAGCTGTGAAAGCGTCCCtcccaaatataaataaatggctaTTTTTATACGACCTGCGCCATCCTAGGCATAGCTTCTAACAAGCAGTTGAACTACCTTAATACAAATAACCCCAATTGCACTGATGATTTACTTATTGGTGGAcaagtttaatgtttaattgggCTGCTAGAATTTAATTACAGTGCTAATCGCAACCGCTCATTATGGTATTTTCTCTGTCCTggtgttttatttcttattaaagAATGACGTTTGATAGAGTGACAATTCAATAAAATGACTGCACTGGTTTAAAATAGGCTGTTTATAAAATGCCAGCCTTCATCTTCCTGATACGCTAATGCTAATTAATGAAGCATTACTAATATTTGCCAGTTAATTATTTGCTAATTTTGagttgatttattattttttgtaaaaatctcCTTGCTAACGTCTCTGTATTCATGGCCTGAATAGTTTGTATGTGGAagttatttgtataaataatgatttattttatttttatgttttgcaatAAAGTGTTTCCATGACTACTGTTGTGTAGTTCTTGGGTGACCAGCACACTCCATAGAGGATTTTCATCCATTCTCCCACAGCTAACCTTCAAAAAGAAACTAAATAGAACATTCCTTTAGatatcattattaaaaaaataattattttaattaaatatttttactagtTCTTACATTGTTCTCAACTTCTCATTATGTTAAAGGTTGTTAAATGAATGGTCAGTCATAGCCGCACAACTATCTTTTCGCTTCAAGTTCTGAGCTAAAATATTACAGACTGTTGCAAATTTATTCTGTATGCAATTTAATCTATTTCTTATCTAATTGTGCTAAAATACCAAGCTACAAATATTTACTTAATCACTGCTGGAATAGGCCATAGTTTAATTGGGACACAGATAAGCGGTACAATTTTCCTTTCTCTGCTGAGTTTAATATGTTTGTAATTAAgctttaaagaattatttctagaACTGCCTCACCCCAAAAATAATTGGctcattcattattttgctagGGGCATTAAATTGACATGTCATGTGACATGAAAAACTGTCACTGATTGATAGCATGTATACTGAAATAGCTTTTAAATGctttgtgttttatgtggataaacctttagaataaagaataaaataaggtCTGCGAAGTGTAGTGGTGAGCTCAGTTATCACTTTAAGTGAATATCGCCTTTGAAACCTTGTTGCCTGCAGTCTTTCTAGTGCAATTTGCCTGATCATctagaaatgtataattaaatcttGCACACTACTTCCAGAATTTTTTTGAATCTATAAACACATTTGTTTACTGATAATACTAAGGACAGGCTTCTCAAGGTCCTTACTGGACAGCTGTTCGTGGCAGTGAtatcataaatgtattttgcaggTCGTTGATCACTATGAGAACCCGAGGAACGTTGGATCCCTTGACAAGAATTCAAAGAATGTAGGAACTGGTCTGGTGGGCGCTCCAGCATGCGGAGATGTTATGAAACTTCAAGTAGGTTTCCTCTGTTTCTCTTGCGTAATGTATGTTGACTCATGCTTCATCTGCAAACATGGCAGTGGAGGTTAGATAACTCTTCATTCTTTGACTTCTAGAGGCTTCTGCCTATTCCATTCTTTATGCAATGCGTATATTTTGTCCCTTTTTACATGTCCTCACGCTTACTGAATAGTTCACCACCAAACTTATTACTAACATCCAGTGATCTCGGTAACAAAGGGTCTCTAATTTTGCCATCTTGCAGATAGAGGTGGATAAAAACGGCAAGATTGTGGAAGCGAGATTCAAAACCTTTGGCTGCGGCTCTGCAATTGCATCCAGCTCACTGGCAACCGAGTGGGTGAAAGGAAAAACGGTAATTTTTGATTCATAATTTTGCTTCATCGTGTCTAAGTTTAGCTTTTACACCCGTGTGCATGGACTaactgaaaaatgcacatgcttTAACAAGACTGcagtgatgacttcatcaacaGGCTTTGTTGTAATCGGATGGTGTCATGCATGATGGTGTTGACATTCTACTTTTAAATGAACAAATCAGACCAGTGACATATCCTAGACTAGGCCCATTCCTTATATGCTAAGTGCACTACTCCTAGTTTATTTTTACGATACCAAAATGATGCATGTAGTTGGCACTCTTTTTGCTTGTAACATATACTGAAAAGAAATACTTCTTTTCACAacagcattttatttgtatggaTAGTGTTAGGGGTGGTATTAAAGTGAAACATTATATCAAGCAATGTCTGCAAATAATTTTGCTAGCGTAGAATGTAGTTCTAAGGCTTTTAATGTTCTACACATTTGTATCCAGCTATGAGTTCTTTATCGCCTTTTATGAACGTGGGAcatactatgttactatgtcctCTAAAACAGGACCCAGATGAGTATAAGAAGTCATAATTTATCCTGAGAATCTTGCATTGGCCAATTACCATTAAAACTCCAGGTACCCTTTCAGGTATTTCTGTCCAGCAGTATCACTACTGACCCTGCCAAAACAACTGAGCTTCTGTCCAGGGCTGTTGGTATATACTTAACAGTGGCCAAATgcaggctgtttttttcttttgtcatgaaggggttaaatggaaaTGGTATTGTGGAGTATCCTGAATTGTTAATTTCCAGTTGCCACTGTGAGCACACCCACTGTTACCTGCATAAACTCTGACACACCTGTATATGCTGCACAGGTTGATGAGGCGATGACGATTAAGAACACTGATATTGCCAAAGAACTCTGCCTTCCACCAGTGAAACTGCACTGCTCCAGTAAGTCATTCTAGGGTTTGGGCTACAAAAAGTTAACAGGTCAGCAAAACATATGGCTAATTGAAGTAAGCGTTTCTAGCATGTTCTCCCTCTAAATCGCCTCGTTGTTGTCACAccaaaaatggacaaaaaaaagtgtgtatgtatgtatatatataagcagtC
The DNA window shown above is from Spea bombifrons isolate aSpeBom1 chromosome 1, aSpeBom1.2.pri, whole genome shotgun sequence and carries:
- the ISCU gene encoding iron-sulfur cluster assembly enzyme ISCU yields the protein MAGVGRLFCSVWSRCGVPELRVPCAGYHKKVVDHYENPRNVGSLDKNSKNVGTGLVGAPACGDVMKLQIEVDKNGKIVEARFKTFGCGSAIASSSLATEWVKGKTVDEAMTIKNTDIAKELCLPPVKLHCSMLAEDAIRAALADYRLKQDKEEAVASG